Genomic segment of Bacteroidota bacterium:
TATATTGGCATTTTTGTTTTTTATCTCATCAATTACTTTATTGTAATTTTCTTTAATATGGGATTAATTCATTGTGCACGCATTTATTTTGAAGGTGGTGAGCCACGGGTTGCTGATGGATTAAAATTTAGTATGAGCCGCATTGGCGATATTTTAGCATGGTCGGCAATGGCAGCAACCGTAGGGTTATTGTTAAGAATGCTGGAAGAAAATTTAGGTAAGGTTGGACAAATTATTTCTGCTTTATTAGGTGTTGCCTGGTCTATAACTACATTTTTTGTTGTTCCGGTGTTGGCATATGAAAATCTTACTCCAATTGCAGCTTATAAACGCTCTGTGCAAATGATGCGCGAAAAATGGGGCGAATCATTAGGTGCTTCTTTTAGTTTTGGAATAGTACAATTTCTTGGTATTTTAATTGTAGGAATTCCGCTGTTTTTTATTGGTTCTTTAATCGGATTAATTCCCGCAATTGTACTTGCCGTTATTGGTGTGTTAACTGTTATAGCAGTAACTTCTGCAGCACAAACTATTTTTATCAGTGCAGTTTATCACCACATCAATGACCGTCAGTTAGAAGATTTTGATAATGACACCTTAGACAGTGTTTTTGTGCATAAAGAAAAGAAAGGGCTATTCTGATGTTTCCACAACGATTGTCTTTAATTACCCTTGGTGTTCAAAATCTGGAATTAATGAAAGATTTTTATACGAATACTTTAGGTTGGGATATTATGAATGAACAAGGTGATATTGTTTTTTATAAACTCAATGGTTTTATTTTAAGTTTATACCCGTCGGCCGAACTTGCAAATGATATTGGCATTGAAAATAATGGCGGTCCGTTTAAACAAATTACACTTACTATTTTATTACCTTCAGAAAAATTGGTTGATCAATTATTTGAAGACTTAAGAAAGAAAAAAGTTAAAATCGTGAAACCACCTCAAAAAGCATTTTGGGGTGGCTATAGCGGATATATTGCCGATCCTGAAAACAATTATTGGGAAATTGCTTTTAATCCGTTTATCATAATGGATGATTCGGGAAATGTAATTGCCTGATTTTTAATTCCAGATTGGTTTACCGAGTTCCCATTCGGAAATATTATGTTCAACCAATTCTAATAATGAATTACTGTTTGAAGCAACCTTTCGCTGACGGGCACTGCTGTTTCCGTATTTTAATACAGCTATAAAATTTTCGATTTGCTTTTCATAGCGTAATTTTTTTATTTGTGGCGATAATTTTTCTATCCAAAGCAGTAAGGTTTCCACAATTGGTTTTACTTCAAGTGAATCAGGATCTATAATTTCTGCATCAAGTCCATAACGAATGGCACGCCATTTATTTTCACGAATAATCCAGCGATCAGGTATTGGAGCAAATTCTTTGAAATAAGATTCTCCATTTTCTTCAAACCAATGTGCAAGTAAATGGATAAATGCAACGAGACTTTCAAGTTCCATCATAGTAGCCGGGCCATCACACATGCGCAACTCAATTGTGCCATAAGCAGGGCTCGGACGAATGTCCCACCAAATATCTTTAATAGAATTAATAGAACCTGTAGCTTTCATTGAATGATATACTCGTTCAAAATCATCCCAATTTTTAGATAAATAAGGAATACCGCTTGTTGGATGTGCTTCGTACATAGTTGGTCGTGAGGCTGCTAATCCGGTATCAACATTGCGCCAAAATGGTGAGCTGGCACTAAATGCAATTAAATGCGGAACAAAGCGTAAAAAAAATTGATTAAAGCGCATACAATCTTCGCCGCTTTTCATTCCAATGTGTACGTGTAAACCATATACGGCCATTCTTTTAATCAACCACTGGTTTTTATCAACTAATTCATTATACCGGTCGCCACTACTAATTAATCGATTATTATAATTTGCAACAGGATTTGTTCCCGTTCCGGCAAATCGAATATTATTTATTTCAGCAAATTTTTTTACTTCTACAAGTGTATCATTAAAATCATCAATAACTTCATGCACATTATTGCAAACACCTGTAATAATTTCTAAAGTGCTTTTAAACATTTCTTTTGTAAGCTTATCACTTTTTATTGCAGTTAAAAATTCAGATGCTTTGGGTGTTAAACGTAGTGTATCGGCATCAATTAATTGTAATTCCATTTCTACACCTAATGTTAACGAACGCTCATTATTTTTATAAATTAAATTCATTTGTAAAAATATTTATGTTATTAAATTTAGTTTTCACATTTGTCATTTATTCAAATTTAATTAAACAAAAAGCAAAAATGAACTTATTAAGAAATATTAACGGAAAAAAACAAATTCATTTTTTGATTTTTTTAGCTGAATGTATGCGTTTTCGTGTATTTGTATGAATAAATGTTTTTTTAAACGCATATACCAATATTTGATACTTTGATAGTATTTTTACCTTATGTTCAGTAGATATACTCAATTTTGGGGCTTATTGTTAATTGCACAATTAGCTAACGCTCAGGTAGTTACAACCATTCCGGTATTCCCGACTGTAGATGAGCCGGTTACCATAATTTTTGACGCAACACAAGGAAATGGCGCTTTAGCCGATGTTCCGGGCCCAATTTACGCGCATACCGGACTGATTACCACAGAAAGTGTTTCGCCCACCGACTGGCAATATACCCAGGGCGTTTGGGGAACAGCAGACCCGGAAGTGTTAATGACTGAGATAGGTGATAATTTATACCAGATTAATTATACAAGCATATTAGATTTTTATGGCGCAACTGTAGATGATACTATTTTACAAATGGCATTTGTTTTTAGAACAACAACAGGAGATGTTGTTGGAAGAGATACTGATGGTTCAGATATTTTTGTAAATGTTTATGAAGACGGATTAAATGTTGCCATTTCTTCACCGGATACAGACCCGTTAATTGTTAATTACGGAGATAATGTGCATATAACAGCGGAATCTGTTTTTTCTGATAGTTTATATTTATATATAAATGGTGTTGAAGCTGTTGGTACAGATTTAACTTCAATTGTATATGACCTTTCTGCTACTGATTATGGATTATCTGAAATTCGCGTTGTTGCGAAAGGTGCAGGCGATGTAAAAGAAGATTCAACTTATTTTTATGTAATTGGTGATCCTGATATTGCAGCGGTTCCCGCAGGTTTACATCAGGGAATTAATTATATCGATGATAATTCGGTTACATTAGTTTTATATGCACCTTATAAACAATATATTTTTGCTGTAGGCGAACACAGTAACTGGATGTTGCAGGAATCATCGTTTATGCATCTTGATCCGGATAATGCAACTTGGTGGGTTACGCTTACGGGGTTAGATGCGGGTAAAGAATATCCTTACCAATATTTTATAGATGGTACATTATGGGTTGCCGACCCACTCGCAGAAAAAGTGCTGGATCCCTGGAACGACAGTTATATTTCTGAAGCAACGTATCCGGGTTTAATTGATTATCCAACAGGCAAAGCCTCCGGTATTGTATCTGTTTTTCAAACAGCGCAAACTGAGTATACATGGGCAATTCCGGAATTTACACCACCGGCTGATGAAGATTTAGTAGTTTATGAATTACTGGTTCGCGATTTTGTTGCAGCAAGAAATTATCAGACCTTAGTTGACACATTATCTTATTTAAAAAATTTAGGTATTAATGCAATCGAATTAATGCCGGTTATGGAATTTGAAGGCAATGAAAGCTGGGGTTATAATCCAAGTTTTTTTATTGCTTTAGATAAATATTACGGCACGCGCGAAGCATTTAAAATATTTGTTGACTCTTGTCACGCCAATGGCATTGCGGTTATTTTAGATATTGCCATGAACCATGCATTTGGCCAAAGCCCATTAGTGCAAATGTGGTGGGATGGCGTTGCCGGAACACCTGCAGCTAATTCGCCTTATTTTAATCAGATACCAACACATGATTATAATGTCGGTTACGATTTTAATCATGAAAGTAATGCAACACGCAATATGCGCAATATTATTTTTCAATATTGGATTCAGGAATATAATGTTGACGGATATCGTTTTGATTTATCGAAAGGATATACGCAAACAAATTCATTAGGTGATGTTGGTTATTGGGGAGAATATGATGCATCAAGAATTGCCATCTGGAAAGATATTTCAGATAATATTTATGCAGTAGACAGCGACCCGATTTTAATTCTGGAACATTTTGCAGTAAATAGTGAAGAAGAAGTATTGAGTGATTACGGTTTTATGTTATGGGGAAATTCCAATTACAATTATGCGCAGGGAACAATGGGTTATAGTGGTTCAGATGTTAACTGGATGAGTTATGTTGCCAGAGGCTGGGCCGACCCACACGTAATGGGTTATATGGAAAGCCATGATGAGGAGCGACTGATGTTTAAAAATATTACTTATGGTAATTCAACAAACCCCGATTATAATGTAAAATATTTACCAATCGCATTATCGCGTATGGAGCTTGCCGGCGCATTTTTCTTCCCGATTCCGGGGCCTAAAATGATGTGGCAGTTTGGTGAATTGGGATATGATATCAGCATCGATAATCCTTGTCGCGTTTGTAACAAACCAATTTTATGGAATTATTACGATGTAGCTGCGCGCTTAAGAATTAATCAGGTATGGAGCGAGTTAATTAAATTAAAAACTACATATCCTGCTTTCAGCACAACAAACTTTGCATTAAACGTGGGCGGCTTTGGCAAACGCATTAATTTGAATAACGATGCGATGAATGTAACCGTTATTGGAAATTTTGATGTTAATAATGGTACTGTAGCACCTAATTTTCAACATACCGGTTTTTGGTATGAATATTTTTCAGGTGATACATTAAATGTTGCCGATATTAATGCACCTATTTCATTGTTGCCGGGTGAATATCGTTTATATACCGATGTTAAATTAAATACGCCTGATATTATTATCAGTATTGAAGATATTCAGTCTGCCTTACAACATGAATTAACAATTGCGCCAAACCCTTCATCAGATATATTTAATTTTTCAGCCGAGATACAAAATGCCGGTGCTGCACAAATTGAAATATTTAATATGTCGGGTGCATTAGTTTTTTCTACAACTATTGTTAACCTGCAACCGGGACCATTTAATTATACCTGGAATAGCGCAAACACGAATGGTGCTGCGGCTGAAAATGGCATTTATCTGGTTAAAATAAACACTGCAGACGGTGTGTTTATGGGAAAAATAATTAAACAGTAAATCGAAAGAAAATATTTTGCGATTTAAAAATCACAACTAAAAAGTGGTTTTTAAATCGCATCTTTTTTTCTGAACCATGGAAAAAACGGACTGGTAGTTCTTTTATAAACCGAATAAGCATCGTTGCCTTCATAACGTTTTTCCAGCATGGTGATACCGCTGACTTTTAATAACATATACGTGATGAGTATCGGTGATAAAATTCCGATGTAAGTAATTAACGCACCGTTCAGGCTAATTAAAAATATTCCCCACCATACGCAAACTTCACCAAAATAATTCGGGTGGCGACTAAAATACCATAAACCCTTATCCATTACCTTGCCTTTGTTTGCCGGATTCTTTTTGAATTTCAACATTTGGTAATCTGCAGCCGTTTCAAAAATCCATCCAATTAGCCAGATAATAATACCTGCAATATTTATAACATTTAATTTCCCTTCTCCCGAGTACATCACAAATAATACCGGCAGCAGAATAACAAATTGTAAAAACCCTTGCAGTAAAAAAACTTTATAGTAACTGATATACCATGTTTTTTCTTTCCAGTCGTTTCTAAAGGCAACATAACGTGGATCTTCACCTTTTCCTCGATTGCGGTAAAAAATGTAAATGGCTAACCGCAAACCCCATAAGGTAACCAGATATACAATAACAAATTGCCTCGGTTCTATATCCTCGAGTCTGAAAAACCAATGATGCGCTACAGCCAAAAAACCAAGTCCCCAAAAACCATCCACCACACTCATGTCCTGTTTATACAAACTAAACAACCACACGGCCGTCATAAAAACAACAATTAAGCATGCAGAAACAAGTAAAATTTGACCCATAACGGTAAGTTTTGATGAAATATAACACTTTTAATAGGAAAGGGTTTTAGCAGATGGCATTTGTAATTAGTCTTATAATTCTATCTTAAAGGAGAGAATTTTAATAAAAAAGCGGTTTTTAGTGGAAAGACCCAATACAACAGTCTCATTTTAACAAATTCCGGAACCCTTAATATTATTGGGTTTCGGGCTAAAGAAACTATTTTTTTATCCCAAAACTGAACTTTTTGAAAATTTTGCGGTTTTAAGAGATATATGTATATACATATAAAATTAAAAAAATGATGAAAAAAACAACAATTCTGACTCTTGTTGGTGCAATAGCATTAACATTCACAGCGTGCAAAAATGCACCTGACAGCGATGAAGCCAAAACAGGCGACGCAAAAGAAGTTTCTATGACAGAAGG
This window contains:
- a CDS encoding VOC family protein, coding for MFPQRLSLITLGVQNLELMKDFYTNTLGWDIMNEQGDIVFYKLNGFILSLYPSAELANDIGIENNGGPFKQITLTILLPSEKLVDQLFEDLRKKKVKIVKPPQKAFWGGYSGYIADPENNYWEIAFNPFIIMDDSGNVIA
- a CDS encoding YbdK family carboxylate-amine ligase, translating into MNLIYKNNERSLTLGVEMELQLIDADTLRLTPKASEFLTAIKSDKLTKEMFKSTLEIITGVCNNVHEVIDDFNDTLVEVKKFAEINNIRFAGTGTNPVANYNNRLISSGDRYNELVDKNQWLIKRMAVYGLHVHIGMKSGEDCMRFNQFFLRFVPHLIAFSASSPFWRNVDTGLAASRPTMYEAHPTSGIPYLSKNWDDFERVYHSMKATGSINSIKDIWWDIRPSPAYGTIELRMCDGPATMMELESLVAFIHLLAHWFEENGESYFKEFAPIPDRWIIRENKWRAIRYGLDAEIIDPDSLEVKPIVETLLLWIEKLSPQIKKLRYEKQIENFIAVLKYGNSSARQRKVASNSNSLLELVEHNISEWELGKPIWN
- a CDS encoding T9SS type A sorting domain-containing protein, which produces MFSRYTQFWGLLLIAQLANAQVVTTIPVFPTVDEPVTIIFDATQGNGALADVPGPIYAHTGLITTESVSPTDWQYTQGVWGTADPEVLMTEIGDNLYQINYTSILDFYGATVDDTILQMAFVFRTTTGDVVGRDTDGSDIFVNVYEDGLNVAISSPDTDPLIVNYGDNVHITAESVFSDSLYLYINGVEAVGTDLTSIVYDLSATDYGLSEIRVVAKGAGDVKEDSTYFYVIGDPDIAAVPAGLHQGINYIDDNSVTLVLYAPYKQYIFAVGEHSNWMLQESSFMHLDPDNATWWVTLTGLDAGKEYPYQYFIDGTLWVADPLAEKVLDPWNDSYISEATYPGLIDYPTGKASGIVSVFQTAQTEYTWAIPEFTPPADEDLVVYELLVRDFVAARNYQTLVDTLSYLKNLGINAIELMPVMEFEGNESWGYNPSFFIALDKYYGTREAFKIFVDSCHANGIAVILDIAMNHAFGQSPLVQMWWDGVAGTPAANSPYFNQIPTHDYNVGYDFNHESNATRNMRNIIFQYWIQEYNVDGYRFDLSKGYTQTNSLGDVGYWGEYDASRIAIWKDISDNIYAVDSDPILILEHFAVNSEEEVLSDYGFMLWGNSNYNYAQGTMGYSGSDVNWMSYVARGWADPHVMGYMESHDEERLMFKNITYGNSTNPDYNVKYLPIALSRMELAGAFFFPIPGPKMMWQFGELGYDISIDNPCRVCNKPILWNYYDVAARLRINQVWSELIKLKTTYPAFSTTNFALNVGGFGKRINLNNDAMNVTVIGNFDVNNGTVAPNFQHTGFWYEYFSGDTLNVADINAPISLLPGEYRLYTDVKLNTPDIIISIEDIQSALQHELTIAPNPSSDIFNFSAEIQNAGAAQIEIFNMSGALVFSTTIVNLQPGPFNYTWNSANTNGAAAENGIYLVKINTADGVFMGKIIKQ
- a CDS encoding DUF1295 domain-containing protein — protein: MGQILLVSACLIVVFMTAVWLFSLYKQDMSVVDGFWGLGFLAVAHHWFFRLEDIEPRQFVIVYLVTLWGLRLAIYIFYRNRGKGEDPRYVAFRNDWKEKTWYISYYKVFLLQGFLQFVILLPVLFVMYSGEGKLNVINIAGIIIWLIGWIFETAADYQMLKFKKNPANKGKVMDKGLWYFSRHPNYFGEVCVWWGIFLISLNGALITYIGILSPILITYMLLKVSGITMLEKRYEGNDAYSVYKRTTSPFFPWFRKKDAI